A window of Anolis carolinensis isolate JA03-04 unplaced genomic scaffold, rAnoCar3.1.pri scaffold_21, whole genome shotgun sequence contains these coding sequences:
- the LOC134292311 gene encoding zinc finger and SCAN domain-containing protein 2-like, producing MENLHPCSTSTSHTEEKLHKCMDCGKCFMHRSSLTKHQETHAGEKPYTCLECGKSFSQSAQWSSHQRTHTGEKPYTCTDCGKSFCESGQLCSHQRTHTGEKPYTCMECGKSFSRSDHLRSHQRTHTGEKPYQCTECGKSFSRSGQLRAHQMSHTGEKPYQCMECGKSFSQSGGLCYHQSIHTGEKPYQCMECGKSFSLSGQLSLHQRTHTGEKPHKCKVCGKSFSLSGQLSLHQRTHTGEKPHKCKECGKSFSHSGTLYSHQRTHTGEKPYQCMECGKSFIWSRDFRIHQRTHTGEKPYQCMECGKSFSRSGDLRTHERIHTGEKPYQCTECGKSFSKSGYLRSHQRTHAAEQPYKCMFCGKGFSQSGPLRSHQMIHTGEKPYQCMECGKGFIQRGNLRSHQRIHTRLEEETLTLFKKSPKQESHPSIGRQRMGE from the coding sequence ATGGAAAATCTTCATCCCTGTTCCACATCCACATCGCATACAGAGGAGAAGCTGCATAAGTGTatggactgtgggaaatgtttcatgCATAGAAGTTCTCTTACTAAACATCAGGAAACTCacgcaggagagaagccatatacatgtctggaatgtggaaagagcttcagtcagagtgcacAGTGgagttcccatcaaaggacccacacaggagagaagccatatacatgcacggactgtggaaagagcttctgtgAGAGTGGACAGCtgtgttcccatcaaaggacccacacaggggagaagccatatacatgcatggaatgtggaaagagcttcagtcggagtgaccatctgcgttcccatcaaaggacccacacaggagagaagccgtatcaatgcacagaatgtggaaagagcttcagtaggAGTGGACAGCTGCGTGCCCATCAAATgtcccacacaggggagaagccatatcaatgcatggaatgtggaaagagcttcagtcagagtggaggtCTGTGTTACCATCAAAgcatccacacaggggagaagccataccagtgcatggaatgtggaaagagcttcagtttgAGTGGACAGCTGAGcctccatcaaaggacccacacaggggagaagccacataaatgcaaagtatgtggaaagagcttcagtttgAGTGGACAGCTGAGcctccatcaaaggacccacacaggggagaagccacataaatgcaaagaatgtggaaagagcttcagtcacagtggaacCCTgtattcccatcaaaggacccacacaggggagaagccatatcaatgcatggaatgtggaaagagcttcatttgGAGTAGAGATTtccgtatccatcaaaggacgcacacaggggagaagccatatcaatgcatggaatgtggaaagagcttcagtcggagtggagaTCTGCGTACCCatgaaaggatccacacaggggagaagccgtatcaatgcacagaatgtggaaagagcttcagtaaaaGTGGatatctgcgttcccatcaaaggacccacgcAGCAGAGCAGCCGTATAAATGCATGTtttgtggaaagggcttcagtcAAAGTGGACCGctgcgttcccatcaaatgatccacacaggggagaagccgtatcaatgtatggaatgtggaaagggcttcattcaGAGGGgaaatctgcgttcccatcaaaggatccacacacgGTTAGAGGAAGAGACCCTAACCCTATTTAAAAAATCCCCCAAACAAGAGTCCCATCCCTCCATAGGCAGGCAAAGAATGGGAGAATGA